In Streptomyces sp. NBC_00483, a single window of DNA contains:
- a CDS encoding DUF1996 domain-containing protein, with translation MGRTSRKRRSTLATRMTIASAALLLGGGGLVAVNVYASAHENSADGQDAGSGTQQTQQTQQVATIDCPDVGAQLSDVPGGARDKVDGELATLDTQITQAYKRLSTTRDAAARDPRFVQNSIMEPLKKNRGAILERIRLEMERRGGQAPDGMNDMAECTAQPQEGEQQPPDGQDDGSDQGGGDQAGGDQGGGDQAGGDQGGDDQQQGNGGQAGNGPLAADFADITKVQPNVQKPQNGDNASTGTFTTRCGVNDNKKFNTDNIIVAPGVTNGAHHLHDYVGNQDNDAFSSNDDLANADTTCQNQGDKSTYYWPVLRLQDGTEDFDADKDGGGKEGNVGKVLQAQKASIKFAGSPQSDVVAMPKFLRIITGDAKAFTNGTANANAHWSCTGFEDRQLTDKYPLCPDGSKVVRSFAFQSCWDGQNIDSANHRTHVAFADQAGNCPQNFKAIPQLKMRLVYDVQTPTIENGQVKNPFAVDGFPEQLHKPITDHDDFINVFDDATMQKVVDCINKGDRCT, from the coding sequence ATGGGACGCACCTCACGGAAACGGCGCTCAACGCTGGCGACGCGCATGACCATCGCGTCGGCCGCACTGCTCCTGGGCGGAGGTGGGCTGGTCGCGGTCAACGTGTACGCGTCGGCCCACGAGAACTCGGCCGACGGGCAGGACGCGGGCAGCGGGACGCAACAGACACAGCAGACGCAACAAGTGGCCACCATCGACTGTCCGGACGTCGGCGCACAGCTGTCCGACGTACCGGGCGGCGCCCGCGACAAGGTCGACGGTGAACTCGCCACCCTGGACACCCAGATCACGCAGGCCTACAAGCGGCTCTCCACGACGCGGGACGCGGCCGCGCGGGACCCGCGGTTCGTACAGAACAGCATCATGGAACCGCTGAAGAAGAACCGGGGCGCCATCCTCGAGCGCATCCGCCTGGAGATGGAGCGCCGCGGCGGACAGGCCCCCGACGGCATGAACGACATGGCCGAGTGCACGGCCCAGCCCCAGGAGGGCGAACAGCAGCCCCCGGACGGGCAGGACGACGGCTCGGACCAGGGCGGCGGTGACCAGGCCGGAGGCGACCAAGGCGGCGGCGACCAGGCCGGAGGCGACCAGGGAGGCGACGACCAACAGCAGGGCAACGGCGGACAGGCCGGCAACGGCCCCTTGGCCGCCGACTTCGCCGACATCACCAAAGTCCAGCCCAACGTCCAGAAGCCCCAGAACGGCGACAACGCCTCGACCGGTACCTTCACGACCCGCTGCGGCGTGAACGACAACAAGAAGTTCAACACCGACAACATCATCGTGGCGCCCGGCGTGACCAACGGCGCGCACCACCTGCACGACTACGTGGGCAATCAGGACAACGACGCCTTCTCCAGCAACGACGACCTGGCGAACGCCGACACCACCTGCCAGAACCAGGGCGACAAGTCGACGTACTACTGGCCGGTGCTGCGCCTTCAGGACGGCACGGAGGACTTCGACGCCGACAAGGACGGCGGCGGCAAGGAAGGCAACGTCGGCAAGGTCCTCCAGGCCCAGAAGGCGAGCATCAAGTTCGCCGGGAGCCCGCAGAGCGACGTCGTCGCGATGCCGAAGTTCCTGCGCATCATCACCGGTGACGCCAAGGCGTTCACCAACGGAACGGCGAACGCGAACGCGCACTGGAGCTGCACCGGCTTCGAGGACCGCCAGCTGACGGACAAGTACCCGCTGTGCCCCGACGGCTCGAAGGTGGTGCGCAGCTTCGCGTTCCAGAGCTGCTGGGACGGGCAGAACATCGACAGTGCCAACCATCGCACTCACGTGGCATTCGCCGACCAGGCCGGCAACTGCCCGCAGAATTTCAAGGCCATCCCGCAGCTGAAGATGCGCCTGGTGTACGACGTGCAGACGCCGACCATCGAGAACGGGCAGGTGAAGAACCCGTTCGCCGTGGACGGCTTCCCCGAGCAGCTGCACAAGCCGATCACGGATCATGACGACTTCATCAACGTCTTCGACGACGCGACCATGCAGAAGGTCGTGGACTGCATCAACAAGGGCGATCGCTGCACCTGA
- a CDS encoding alpha-N-acetylglucosaminidase encodes MSAPSRRTVLGTTAAIGLGTALGAGAPAAQAAPRPTAAGKVPVLDTAEARATLNRQLPHHADQFRLRLMAASGTEDRFRVTGTQGRITVYATTPATLLAGVHCFLKYECGAHIAWNGSQLDLPDRLPAPSKTLERSTPLPHRFALNDTNDGYTAPFADWSYWEREIDILALHGCNEVLVIAGMEAVYHRVLKDFGYSDEEARSWLPAPSHQPWWLLQNLSSYGGPLSPELIERRAELGRRIVDRLRALGMRPVMPGYYGHVPKEFVARNGGDAHVVPQGVWHGFERPDWLDPRTASFAQVAESFYGHQKDLFGEIGAFKMDLLHEGGTAGDVPVPDAARGVEAALQKYRPGATWVILGWEANPLPELIDAIDKKKMLIVDGVSDRFTSVTDREKDWGGTPYTFGTIPNFGGRTTIGARAHIWEQKFFAWRDKANSALAGTAYMPEGTDRDPAAFELWSELAWMDGKLDRADWFASYADFRYGRRDKGARAAWQALHDTAYQHKAVERSDPHESLFAARPDLAADRASYFAPRALTYDPGRFDAALAGLLGVGGKLRGSAAYKYDLVDVTRQALAHRSRQLLPQLKAAYADKDRATFKALSTLWLKLMRLSDDVTGTNSAFLLGPWVQDARNLATNDAERAEFERCAKALITVWGDRATSDPGNLHEYANRDWQGLIADFYLPRWQKWLDELSDALAAGREPAKVDWFAFEEPWTRERKDYPLRAYGDPYRTASQVRDVLARAPYQGSVTVAAEPSAFPPGGHARVVATFHNVNGLRATGRVDFELKGIDAEPTGSTSLPGVAPAGEGTVTWQASAPGTPLDKPLRPLPYTIDVQYGPAGEKQVTHVHKGTLFEAGPPADIWRTYSNNAAVFGQLDERFAIDGGGADLWKGTAEFGALYRANAFRDGSAAVVRVDTQEVTGPWARAGIMVSNSIGGSGALGFANLSVTPANGVVLSYDSNGDGTLDTYKRLTGIKAPVLLRLSRAGDSYTGECSTDDGATWRTVATVPAPKPAATQDVGMFMSATNGGNGTRGTVEFSGWKLS; translated from the coding sequence ATGTCCGCACCATCGCGACGCACTGTTCTCGGCACGACGGCCGCCATCGGCCTCGGCACGGCCCTGGGGGCCGGTGCCCCGGCCGCCCAGGCGGCTCCGCGGCCGACTGCCGCGGGGAAGGTGCCCGTTCTTGATACGGCTGAGGCGCGCGCGACACTCAACCGTCAACTGCCGCACCATGCGGACCAGTTCCGTCTCAGACTGATGGCCGCGAGCGGCACGGAGGACCGTTTCCGGGTGACCGGGACGCAGGGCCGCATCACGGTGTACGCGACGACCCCGGCGACGCTGCTCGCCGGGGTCCACTGTTTTCTGAAGTACGAGTGCGGGGCGCACATCGCCTGGAACGGCTCCCAGCTCGACCTGCCGGACCGCCTCCCGGCCCCCTCGAAAACGCTGGAGCGCAGCACCCCGCTCCCCCACCGCTTCGCGCTCAACGACACCAACGACGGCTATACGGCGCCCTTCGCCGACTGGTCGTACTGGGAGCGCGAGATCGACATCCTCGCGCTGCACGGCTGCAACGAGGTGCTGGTCATCGCGGGCATGGAGGCCGTCTACCACCGCGTCCTGAAGGACTTCGGCTACAGCGACGAGGAGGCGCGGTCCTGGCTGCCCGCCCCGTCCCACCAGCCGTGGTGGCTGCTGCAGAACCTCTCCTCGTACGGTGGTCCGCTCTCGCCCGAACTCATCGAGCGGCGCGCCGAGTTGGGGCGAAGAATCGTCGACCGGCTGCGCGCGCTCGGCATGAGACCGGTGATGCCCGGCTACTACGGGCACGTGCCGAAGGAGTTCGTGGCGCGGAACGGCGGGGACGCGCACGTCGTGCCTCAAGGGGTGTGGCACGGCTTCGAGCGCCCCGACTGGCTCGACCCGCGCACCGCGTCCTTCGCCCAGGTGGCGGAGTCGTTCTACGGGCACCAGAAGGACCTGTTCGGTGAGATCGGCGCCTTCAAGATGGACCTGCTGCACGAGGGCGGCACGGCCGGTGACGTGCCGGTCCCGGACGCGGCGCGCGGTGTCGAGGCGGCGCTCCAGAAGTACCGGCCGGGGGCGACGTGGGTGATCCTCGGGTGGGAGGCGAACCCGCTGCCCGAGCTGATCGACGCGATCGACAAGAAGAAGATGCTGATCGTGGACGGGGTGTCCGACCGGTTCACCTCCGTCACGGACCGCGAGAAGGACTGGGGCGGCACCCCGTACACGTTCGGCACGATCCCCAACTTCGGTGGCCGTACGACGATCGGGGCCCGCGCGCACATCTGGGAGCAGAAGTTCTTCGCGTGGCGCGACAAGGCGAACAGCGCGCTGGCCGGTACGGCGTACATGCCGGAGGGCACCGACCGGGACCCGGCGGCGTTCGAGCTGTGGTCCGAACTCGCCTGGATGGACGGGAAGTTGGACCGGGCGGACTGGTTCGCCTCGTACGCCGACTTCCGCTACGGGCGCCGCGACAAGGGCGCCCGCGCCGCCTGGCAGGCGCTCCACGACACGGCGTACCAGCACAAGGCGGTCGAGCGCTCGGACCCGCACGAATCGCTCTTCGCGGCCCGTCCCGACCTCGCGGCCGACCGCGCCTCCTACTTCGCGCCACGCGCCCTCACCTACGACCCGGGCCGTTTCGACGCGGCGCTCGCCGGACTCCTCGGCGTCGGCGGGAAGTTGCGGGGCAGCGCGGCCTACAAGTACGACCTGGTGGACGTGACGCGGCAGGCCCTCGCGCACCGCAGCCGCCAGCTCCTGCCCCAGTTGAAGGCGGCGTACGCGGACAAGGACCGGGCCACTTTCAAGGCGCTGTCGACGCTGTGGCTGAAGCTGATGCGGCTCTCGGACGACGTGACGGGCACCAACTCGGCGTTCCTGCTCGGCCCTTGGGTCCAGGACGCCCGGAACCTCGCCACGAACGACGCCGAACGCGCCGAGTTCGAGCGCTGCGCGAAGGCGCTGATCACGGTGTGGGGCGACCGGGCCACGTCCGATCCGGGCAACCTCCACGAGTACGCCAACCGCGACTGGCAGGGCCTGATCGCCGACTTCTATCTGCCGCGCTGGCAGAAGTGGCTCGACGAGCTGTCCGACGCGCTGGCCGCGGGCCGGGAGCCCGCGAAGGTCGACTGGTTCGCGTTCGAGGAACCGTGGACGCGCGAGCGCAAGGACTATCCGCTGCGGGCCTACGGAGATCCGTACCGGACGGCGTCGCAGGTCCGCGACGTCCTCGCGCGCGCCCCGTACCAGGGCTCCGTGACGGTCGCCGCCGAACCGTCCGCCTTCCCGCCGGGCGGGCACGCGCGCGTGGTGGCCACGTTCCATAACGTCAACGGGCTGCGCGCGACGGGCCGCGTCGACTTCGAGCTCAAGGGCATCGACGCCGAGCCCACGGGCTCCACATCCCTGCCGGGCGTGGCACCGGCCGGAGAGGGCACGGTGACCTGGCAGGCGAGCGCGCCCGGCACCCCGCTCGACAAACCGCTGCGCCCGCTCCCGTACACGATCGACGTCCAATACGGTCCGGCCGGCGAGAAGCAGGTCACCCACGTCCACAAGGGCACGCTGTTCGAGGCCGGGCCGCCGGCCGACATCTGGCGGACGTACAGCAACAACGCGGCGGTCTTCGGGCAGCTCGACGAGCGGTTCGCGATCGACGGCGGCGGCGCCGACCTGTGGAAGGGCACCGCGGAGTTCGGCGCGCTGTACCGCGCGAACGCGTTCAGGGACGGTTCGGCGGCCGTGGTGCGGGTGGACACGCAAGAGGTGACGGGTCCGTGGGCGCGCGCCGGGATCATGGTGAGCAACTCGATCGGCGGCTCGGGGGCCTTGGGCTTCGCGAACCTGTCGGTCACGCCCGCCAACGGCGTCGTCCTCTCCTACGACAGCAACGGGGACGGCACCCTCGACACGTACAAGCGGCTCACCGGGATCAAGGCGCCGGTGCTGCTGCGGCTGTCCCGGGCGGGCGACTCGTACACCGGGGAGTGCTCGACGGACGACGGCGCCACGTGGCGGACGGTCGCGACCGTGCCGGCGCCGAAACCCGCGGCCACGCAGGACGTGGGCATGTTCATGAGCGCGACGAACGGCGGGAACGGGACGCGGGGCACGGTGGAGTTCAGCGGGTGGAAGCTGAGCTGA
- a CDS encoding tetratricopeptide repeat protein — MSTESSDWEERIAAAWATIDTYDEAGAGEFRALIDGLAAELPADSSVAPFERASAFDSTGHSDKAVPLYQEALRLGLNGYRGRRARIQLASSLRNMGRPEEGVALLEPELTAPGDELDDAVRACLALCLSSLGRDREGLALVLGALAPHLPRYQRSMANYAKALVVSE, encoded by the coding sequence GTGAGCACCGAGAGCAGTGACTGGGAAGAGCGCATCGCGGCCGCGTGGGCGACGATCGACACCTACGACGAGGCCGGCGCGGGTGAGTTCCGCGCGCTCATCGACGGGCTCGCCGCGGAGTTGCCGGCCGACAGCTCCGTCGCCCCGTTCGAGCGGGCCTCCGCCTTCGACTCGACCGGCCACTCCGACAAGGCGGTCCCGCTGTACCAGGAGGCGCTGCGCCTCGGCCTGAACGGCTACCGGGGGCGCCGGGCCAGGATTCAACTGGCCAGCTCACTGCGGAACATGGGGCGCCCGGAAGAGGGCGTCGCGCTGCTCGAACCGGAATTGACCGCTCCTGGCGACGAGTTGGACGACGCGGTGCGGGCGTGCCTGGCACTGTGCCTGTCGAGTCTCGGCCGCGACAGGGAGGGGCTCGCCCTGGTGCTCGGCGCGCTGGCGCCCCATCTGCCCCGATACCAGCGGTCGATGGCGAACTACGCGAAGGCGCTGGTCGTGTCCGAATAG
- a CDS encoding metal-dependent hydrolase, whose product MSNTRVPLKARQVSFAWDRTPLHWLPDDPFSTHTINVLHLLLPAGERWFVHVYKQVLPYITDERLREDVIGFIGQEAMHSQAHDEVLPHLREQGLDPTPYTAQVDWFFEKLLGDRTLPPGKARQWWLMERVALIAAIEHYTAFLGNWVLNAEELDRRGADPTMLDLLRWHGAEEVEHRAVAFELFEHLDGSYRRRVRTWATAFTALVFLWQRGARFFMENDPTLLDGKATWKDFYRSGKRGVLPTPGAMARSIPRYLSRSYHPDQEGDTAQAVAYLASSPAATAAETREAARQGAAR is encoded by the coding sequence ATGTCTAATACGCGCGTCCCGTTGAAGGCACGCCAGGTGTCGTTCGCCTGGGACAGGACCCCGTTGCACTGGTTGCCGGACGACCCGTTCAGCACGCACACCATCAACGTCCTGCACCTCCTGCTGCCGGCAGGCGAACGCTGGTTCGTGCACGTCTACAAGCAGGTGCTGCCGTACATCACGGACGAGCGGCTGCGTGAGGACGTCATCGGGTTCATCGGCCAGGAGGCCATGCACTCGCAGGCGCACGACGAGGTGCTGCCGCATCTGCGGGAGCAGGGGCTCGACCCGACGCCGTACACCGCCCAAGTCGACTGGTTCTTCGAGAAGTTGCTGGGCGACCGGACGCTGCCGCCTGGCAAGGCGCGGCAGTGGTGGCTGATGGAGCGGGTCGCGCTGATCGCGGCGATCGAGCACTACACGGCGTTCCTCGGCAACTGGGTACTGAACGCCGAGGAGCTGGACCGGCGCGGCGCCGACCCCACGATGCTGGACCTGCTGCGCTGGCACGGCGCGGAGGAGGTCGAGCACCGGGCGGTGGCCTTCGAGCTGTTCGAGCACCTCGACGGCAGCTACCGGCGCCGGGTGCGCACCTGGGCTACCGCCTTCACCGCGCTCGTCTTCCTGTGGCAGCGCGGCGCGCGGTTCTTCATGGAGAACGACCCGACGCTGCTCGACGGCAAGGCCACCTGGAAGGACTTCTACCGCAGCGGCAAGCGGGGGGTGCTGCCGACGCCCGGGGCCATGGCGCGGTCCATCCCCCGCTATCTGAGCCGGAGTTACCACCCCGACCAGGAGGGTGACACCGCTCAGGCCGTCGCCTACCTCGCCTCGTCGCCCGCCGCGACCGCGGCCGAGACCCGGGAGGCCGCACGGCAGGGAGCCGCCCGATGA
- a CDS encoding PDR/VanB family oxidoreductase, whose product MNGRTLRKAVVVAGAAYVVRRAMRRRVQRSPLWPLPALEEPTSGRPRARALNLLVTRHEEIAEGVVQLRLEGRDLPSWKPGAHLDLVLPSGLVRQYSLCGDPEDTSSYTVATRIVPADEGGRGGSSEVHEQVRDGMEVEVRGPRNRFPLDAEAPAYVFVAGGIGITPILPMLREAAARGADWRLLYGGRSRASMPFVEDVEKLGGEVAGRVTVVAEDEDGRPDLAAALADTAPGTAVYCCGPEGLMAAVEAALPEHCTLHSERFTPRNSAEGNGPFEVELRRSGKVVDVSADTTVLAAVRSAVPAIAYSCEQGFCGTCQQRFLEGEIEHRDELLTDAERADSMLICVSRARGERLVLDL is encoded by the coding sequence ATGAACGGCCGTACGCTGCGCAAGGCCGTGGTCGTCGCCGGGGCCGCGTACGTCGTGCGCCGGGCCATGCGGCGGCGTGTGCAGCGCTCGCCCCTGTGGCCGCTGCCCGCGCTGGAGGAGCCGACGTCGGGACGGCCGCGGGCCCGCGCGCTGAACCTGCTCGTCACGCGACACGAAGAGATCGCCGAGGGCGTCGTACAACTCCGCCTGGAAGGACGGGACTTGCCCTCCTGGAAGCCGGGCGCACACCTCGACCTCGTGCTCCCCTCCGGGCTCGTACGGCAGTACTCGCTGTGCGGCGACCCCGAGGACACGTCGTCGTACACCGTCGCCACGCGGATCGTCCCGGCGGACGAGGGCGGGCGCGGCGGGTCGAGCGAGGTGCACGAGCAGGTGCGCGACGGCATGGAGGTCGAGGTGCGCGGGCCGCGCAACCGCTTCCCGCTCGACGCGGAGGCGCCCGCGTACGTGTTCGTCGCGGGCGGCATCGGCATCACCCCGATCCTGCCGATGCTGCGGGAGGCCGCGGCGCGGGGTGCCGACTGGAGGCTGCTGTACGGGGGCAGGTCGCGGGCCTCGATGCCGTTCGTGGAGGACGTGGAGAAGCTGGGCGGCGAGGTCGCGGGCCGGGTCACGGTCGTGGCGGAGGACGAGGACGGGCGGCCCGACCTCGCCGCCGCGCTCGCGGACACCGCGCCCGGCACGGCCGTGTACTGCTGCGGACCCGAGGGCCTGATGGCGGCGGTGGAAGCCGCCCTCCCCGAGCACTGCACGCTGCACAGCGAACGGTTCACGCCACGCAATTCGGCCGAGGGCAACGGCCCGTTCGAGGTCGAGCTGCGGCGCAGCGGCAAAGTGGTGGACGTCTCCGCCGACACGACGGTGCTCGCGGCGGTCCGCTCGGCGGTGCCCGCGATCGCGTACTCCTGCGAGCAGGGCTTCTGCGGAACGTGCCAACAGCGCTTCCTGGAAGGGGAGATCGAGCATCGCGACGAGTTGCTCACGGATGCCGAGCGCGCCGACTCGATGCTGATCTGCGTTTCGCGGGCCCGTGGCGAGCGTCTGGTTCTCGACCTCTAG
- a CDS encoding TetR/AcrR family transcriptional regulator produces the protein MTTGVRRRMGVEERRQQLIGVALELFSNRSPDEVSIDEIAAAAGISRPLVYHYFPGKLSLYEAALRRAAQDLAERFEEPQEGPLGARLLRVMGRYFDFVDEHGPGFSALMRGGPAVPAGGACSMSTASATNALIDSVRQAAYVQILAHLRVAAPSARLELVVRSWISLAESTALIWLDGRRIPRAELQLQLVHDFAALAAVSAAYDEEMAGLLRHILADEPVDGPFAALITRLAALAPSPGVPAAAG, from the coding sequence ATGACTACCGGGGTGCGGCGCAGGATGGGAGTCGAGGAGCGGCGGCAACAGTTGATCGGGGTCGCACTCGAACTGTTCAGCAACCGCTCCCCCGACGAGGTCTCCATCGACGAGATAGCGGCCGCCGCGGGCATCTCGCGGCCGCTGGTCTACCACTACTTCCCGGGCAAACTCAGCCTGTACGAGGCCGCGTTGAGGCGGGCGGCGCAGGATCTGGCCGAGCGGTTCGAGGAGCCGCAGGAGGGGCCGCTCGGGGCGCGGCTGCTGCGCGTGATGGGGCGCTACTTCGACTTCGTGGACGAGCACGGGCCGGGGTTCTCCGCGCTGATGCGGGGTGGTCCTGCCGTCCCCGCGGGCGGAGCCTGCTCAATGAGCACCGCGTCGGCGACGAACGCGCTGATCGACTCCGTCCGGCAGGCGGCGTACGTCCAGATCCTCGCGCATCTGCGGGTGGCGGCGCCCTCCGCGCGCCTCGAACTCGTCGTCCGCTCCTGGATCTCGCTCGCCGAGTCGACGGCGCTGATCTGGTTGGACGGGCGCCGTATCCCCCGGGCGGAGCTTCAGCTCCAGCTCGTCCACGACTTCGCGGCGCTGGCCGCGGTGAGCGCGGCGTACGACGAGGAGATGGCGGGCCTCCTCCGCCACATCCTCGCGGACGAGCCGGTGGACGGTCCCTTCGCGGCCCTCATCACCCGCCTCGCGGCACTGGCGCCGTCCCCCGGGGTCCCCGCGGCGGCGGGCTGA